The following are encoded in a window of Verrucomicrobiia bacterium genomic DNA:
- a CDS encoding PLP-dependent transferase yields the protein MNAWELLEHPRWQAADLGKPLPEDEHAVSMALPRWQDVVGYEEKNPATMQQLRNGYPRFVIHPLVQQVAMQMGNWNACLPFPSARVAELAQQFLRANGQDGMVVQRDRLWGVVTSLDGGLILKAFWQHTGLIVSSRQARAFLERRGEPKESDEVRAALRRHLAAFYEVEADDVFLQPTGMAAQYAALAAARCLRPGLPTVQLGFPYVDTLKLQQKLGHGATLIHQLDRVEHELKSLLSRQTLAGCFCEIPGNPLLGSADLRRVSPLLRERGVPLVADDVVATPYNVDLSAHADLVATSLTKYIVGTADAMGGAVICNPRSPFYSHLKEVLRAQHEELLWGEDALVIERQARDFPARMERHNANGLWIAEKLRAHPAVERVWYPKWEFAEVYESVRRPRGGWGSLVTFLPRHAAQTAPAIYDRLAVNKGPSLGTVFTLACPFTLLAHYTELDWAEACGVSRHLIRLSVGLEEPEALWRRIEAALPR from the coding sequence ATGAATGCCTGGGAATTACTGGAGCATCCCCGCTGGCAGGCGGCAGACTTGGGCAAACCGTTGCCGGAGGATGAGCACGCCGTTTCCATGGCTCTTCCACGGTGGCAGGATGTGGTGGGTTACGAGGAGAAAAATCCTGCCACCATGCAGCAACTGCGGAATGGCTATCCACGGTTTGTCATTCATCCCCTGGTCCAGCAGGTGGCCATGCAGATGGGCAACTGGAATGCCTGCCTGCCATTTCCCTCCGCCCGGGTGGCGGAGCTGGCGCAACAATTTTTGCGCGCCAACGGCCAGGATGGCATGGTCGTGCAACGCGACAGACTCTGGGGGGTGGTCACTTCGTTGGATGGCGGTTTGATCCTGAAAGCTTTTTGGCAGCACACGGGTTTGATTGTATCGAGCCGGCAGGCCAGGGCGTTTCTGGAGAGACGCGGCGAGCCGAAAGAATCCGATGAGGTACGCGCCGCCCTCAGGCGGCATTTGGCGGCGTTTTACGAAGTGGAGGCGGATGACGTGTTTTTACAGCCCACCGGCATGGCGGCTCAATATGCCGCCCTGGCAGCGGCGCGCTGTTTGCGTCCCGGCCTGCCCACTGTGCAGTTAGGTTTTCCGTATGTGGATACGCTGAAATTGCAGCAGAAGTTGGGCCACGGGGCGACGCTCATCCATCAATTGGATCGCGTGGAACATGAGCTGAAGTCCCTGTTGTCCCGCCAGACTCTGGCGGGATGCTTCTGCGAAATCCCGGGCAACCCCCTGCTTGGCTCGGCGGATCTGCGAAGGGTATCGCCCTTGCTGCGGGAGCGCGGGGTGCCTTTGGTGGCGGATGATGTGGTGGCGACACCCTACAATGTGGACTTGAGCGCGCATGCCGATCTGGTGGCAACCAGCTTGACCAAATACATTGTCGGCACGGCCGACGCCATGGGGGGGGCGGTGATTTGCAATCCACGCTCCCCCTTTTATTCCCATCTGAAGGAGGTTTTACGGGCACAGCACGAGGAGCTTTTGTGGGGCGAGGATGCCTTGGTGATTGAGCGCCAGGCGCGGGATTTTCCGGCGCGAATGGAGCGGCACAATGCCAATGGCCTCTGGATTGCCGAAAAACTGCGGGCTCATCCCGCCGTTGAGCGGGTTTGGTATCCCAAATGGGAATTTGCCGAAGTGTACGAGTCAGTGCGCCGCCCGCGGGGGGGGTGGGGCAGTTTGGTCACCTTCTTGCCGCGCCATGCTGCGCAAACCGCTCCGGCCATCTATGACCGCCTGGCGGTAAACAAGGGGCCCAGCCTGGGGACGGTGTTTACACTGGCCTGTCCGTTCACGTTGCTGGCCCATTACACTGAATTGGATTGGGCGGAAGCCTGCGGCGTGTCCCGGCATTTAATCCGGCTTTCCGTTGGCCTCGAAGAACCGGAGGCACTCTGGCGGCGCATTGAGGCTGCCCTGCCGCGTTAA